The Pseudofrankia inefficax genome window below encodes:
- a CDS encoding THUMP-like domain-containing protein: MDTPTGQRLLAAADAALAAGDEFGAGSRLRAAGHPADLVAAAFGQAELRRRAAGAFTRAAEMLFTRAGLEQSTSEALARHRAARFVGVGRVADLCTGIGGDLLALTETGQPLVAVDRDPGHLRIAVHNAHVYAPAAEIDARCEDVRAADLTGVRAVFVDPARRSGARRFSPGASEPPLNWCLALAERVPAVAVKAAPGLPTELVPPGWEIEFVADGRDLKEAALYSPALTSGASRRATVLLAGGAEPASARALELAAQAAELVGPGAGLPGGAEPGQVREAEPGQVRGADNGRGVPAREVATGWRTATLAGEPDTADAEAHRVSDPGAFLYDPSPAVTRAGLVGTLGRQLAAWQIDPMIAFLTSDHPVETPFARLLRIETSLPFDVRRLAALLRTMGISALDLRRRGLAGDVDTLRRRLLPGRRELVPGGPAVTVVMTRHHDQPWAFVCTSR; the protein is encoded by the coding sequence TTGGATACCCCGACGGGTCAGCGGCTTCTCGCCGCCGCCGACGCGGCGCTCGCGGCAGGCGACGAGTTCGGCGCCGGGAGCCGGCTGCGCGCGGCCGGGCACCCGGCCGACCTGGTCGCCGCCGCGTTCGGCCAGGCGGAACTGCGCCGTCGCGCGGCCGGGGCCTTCACCCGGGCGGCGGAGATGCTGTTCACCCGGGCCGGACTGGAGCAGTCGACCTCCGAAGCGCTCGCTCGCCACCGCGCCGCCCGGTTCGTGGGCGTCGGCCGGGTCGCCGACCTCTGCACCGGGATCGGCGGGGATCTTCTGGCGCTGACGGAGACTGGGCAGCCACTTGTGGCTGTCGACCGCGATCCGGGCCACCTGCGGATAGCCGTGCACAACGCGCACGTGTATGCGCCCGCGGCGGAGATCGACGCCCGGTGCGAGGACGTCCGGGCGGCCGACCTGACCGGCGTGCGGGCGGTGTTCGTCGATCCGGCGCGCCGGTCCGGCGCCCGCCGGTTCAGTCCCGGTGCCAGCGAACCGCCGTTGAACTGGTGTCTCGCGCTGGCCGAACGGGTGCCGGCCGTGGCGGTCAAGGCCGCTCCCGGGCTGCCCACCGAACTCGTACCCCCGGGTTGGGAGATCGAGTTCGTCGCCGACGGCCGCGACCTCAAGGAGGCGGCGCTCTACTCACCGGCGCTGACCTCTGGCGCCTCCCGCCGCGCCACCGTCCTGCTCGCCGGCGGCGCGGAACCGGCCTCGGCGCGGGCCCTTGAGCTGGCGGCGCAGGCCGCCGAACTGGTGGGGCCGGGCGCCGGCCTGCCCGGCGGGGCGGAGCCTGGCCAGGTTCGCGAGGCGGAACCGGGCCAGGTTCGCGGCGCGGACAATGGCCGGGGCGTCCCGGCGCGGGAGGTGGCGACGGGGTGGCGGACCGCGACCCTGGCGGGCGAGCCCGACACGGCGGACGCCGAGGCCCACAGGGTCAGTGACCCCGGGGCGTTCCTCTACGACCCCAGCCCCGCCGTCACCCGCGCCGGGCTGGTGGGCACCCTGGGCCGCCAGCTTGCGGCCTGGCAGATCGACCCGATGATCGCCTTCCTGACCTCCGACCACCCCGTCGAGACGCCGTTCGCCCGGTTGCTGCGCATCGAGACGAGCCTGCCCTTCGACGTCCGCCGGCTCGCCGCGCTGCTGCGCACCATGGGGATCAGCGCGCTGGACCTGCGCCGCCGCGGCCTGGCGGGCGACGTCGACACCCTGCGTCGCCGGCTGCTCCCGGGCCGCCGAGAGCTGGTACCCGGCGGGCCGGCCGTCACGGTCGTCATGACACGCCATCACGACCAGCCCTGGGCCTTCGTCTGCACAAGCCGGTAA
- the smpB gene encoding SsrA-binding protein SmpB yields the protein MAKETGRKNIAQNRRARHEYDILDTYEAGVVLTGTEVKSLRMGRASLVDGFAQIENGEVWLHAVHIPEYTEGTWTNHAPRRKRKLLLHRDEIEKLVGKTKEGGLTLVPLALYWKDGRAKIEIALARGRKSYDKRHALAEKDAKREMSRIMGRQAKGRFS from the coding sequence GTGGCGAAGGAGACCGGGCGCAAGAACATCGCGCAGAACCGGCGGGCGCGGCATGAGTACGACATCCTCGACACCTACGAGGCCGGGGTCGTGCTCACGGGCACCGAGGTCAAGTCGCTGCGGATGGGCCGGGCTTCCCTGGTCGACGGGTTCGCGCAGATTGAGAACGGCGAGGTCTGGCTGCACGCCGTCCACATCCCGGAGTACACCGAGGGAACCTGGACGAACCACGCTCCGCGGCGCAAGCGCAAGCTGCTGCTGCACCGCGACGAGATCGAGAAGCTGGTCGGCAAGACGAAGGAAGGCGGCCTGACGCTCGTGCCGCTCGCCCTCTACTGGAAGGACGGCCGGGCCAAGATCGAGATCGCGTTGGCCCGCGGCCGCAAGTCCTACGACAAGCGGCACGCCCTGGCCGAGAAGGACGCGAAGCGGGAGATGTCCCGGATCATGGGCCGTCAGGCGAAGGGCCGCTTCAGCTGA
- the ftsX gene encoding permease-like cell division protein FtsX gives MRIGPLLAILGAGLRRNLAVTSAVVITAAVCLAMLGAGLLLRAEVHTIDGYLLDQLEVVIDLSDGITPAQRAALISDLKADPTVVDVRYENKQQVYDRFERDFRASPDVVSGVTAADLPAALRLRLVDPRDGDQIVLGYTGRDGVEAVRDQHALLSPLYRMLDGFSVAAFVLAAVQAAASGLLIYTMIRVSAHSRRRETAIMRLVGATNATVRAPFVLECALSGLIGGAVAAGALVAAKAFLVDGRFAHQTMFPLFGWDAVWVAVAAVMAVGALAAAAMGSLALRRHLHA, from the coding sequence GTGCGGATCGGGCCGCTGCTCGCGATTCTCGGCGCGGGGCTGCGGCGCAACCTGGCGGTGACCTCGGCGGTGGTCATCACGGCCGCGGTCTGCCTGGCGATGCTCGGCGCCGGCCTGCTGCTGCGCGCCGAGGTCCACACGATCGACGGCTACCTGCTCGACCAGCTGGAGGTCGTCATCGACCTCTCCGACGGCATCACCCCTGCCCAGCGCGCCGCCCTGATCTCCGACCTGAAGGCCGACCCGACCGTGGTCGACGTCCGGTATGAGAACAAGCAGCAGGTGTACGACCGGTTCGAGCGGGACTTCCGGGCGTCCCCCGATGTCGTGTCCGGGGTGACGGCCGCCGACCTGCCCGCCGCGCTGCGCCTGCGCCTGGTCGATCCGCGGGACGGCGACCAGATCGTGCTGGGGTACACCGGCCGCGACGGGGTCGAGGCGGTCCGCGACCAGCACGCGCTGCTCAGCCCGCTGTACCGGATGCTCGACGGGTTCAGCGTCGCCGCGTTCGTGCTCGCCGCCGTGCAGGCGGCCGCGTCGGGCCTGCTGATCTACACGATGATCCGTGTCTCCGCGCACTCCCGGCGCCGGGAGACGGCCATCATGCGCCTGGTCGGGGCGACGAACGCGACGGTCCGGGCGCCGTTCGTGCTGGAATGCGCGCTGTCGGGGCTGATCGGGGGTGCCGTGGCGGCTGGCGCGCTCGTCGCGGCCAAGGCGTTCCTGGTCGACGGGCGGTTCGCCCATCAGACGATGTTCCCGCTGTTCGGCTGGGACGCGGTCTGGGTCGCGGTGGCCGCGGTCATGGCGGTCGGCGCCCTCGCCGCGGCCGCGATGGGCAGCCTTGCCCTGCGCCGTCACCTGCACGCCTGA
- the ftsE gene encoding cell division ATP-binding protein FtsE: MIRLDAVTMTYPAGSRPALRDVTLRIDAGEFVFLVGPSGSGKSTLLRLLLREERATSGLVALDGVDLAAIPDRRVPLLRRTIGCVFQDFRLLPDRTVAGNVAFALDVVGRPRHVVRTVVPEVLGLVGLAGKENRYPDELSGGEQQRVAVARAMVGRPRVLLADEPTGNLDPATSEGIMRLLDAVNRTGTTVVMATHNAALVDARRRRVVELADGVCVRDEQRGAYDGEDTGEVPLPANETAGVR, translated from the coding sequence ATGATCCGGCTCGACGCGGTGACGATGACGTACCCGGCCGGGAGCAGGCCGGCACTGCGCGACGTCACCCTGCGCATCGACGCCGGGGAGTTCGTCTTCCTGGTCGGACCGTCCGGCTCGGGCAAGTCGACCCTGCTGCGCCTGCTGCTGCGGGAGGAACGCGCGACCAGCGGCCTGGTCGCCCTCGACGGGGTGGACCTCGCGGCGATCCCCGACCGGCGGGTGCCGCTGCTGCGCCGGACCATCGGCTGCGTCTTCCAGGACTTTCGGCTGCTGCCGGACCGGACCGTCGCCGGGAACGTCGCCTTCGCGCTCGACGTCGTCGGCCGCCCGCGGCACGTGGTGCGCACGGTCGTTCCCGAGGTACTCGGACTCGTGGGCCTCGCGGGCAAGGAGAACCGTTACCCCGACGAGCTGTCCGGCGGCGAGCAGCAACGGGTCGCGGTGGCCCGGGCGATGGTCGGGCGGCCCCGGGTGCTGCTCGCCGACGAGCCGACCGGCAACCTCGACCCGGCGACCAGCGAGGGGATCATGCGGCTGCTCGACGCGGTCAACCGGACCGGGACGACCGTCGTCATGGCCACCCACAACGCCGCGCTGGTCGACGCCCGCCGCCGCCGGGTCGTCGAACTCGCCGACGGGGTCTGCGTCCGGGACGAGCAGCGCGGCGCCTACGACGGCGAGGACACCGGCGAGGTGCCTCTGCCGGCGAATGAGACGGCTGGGGTGCGCTAG
- a CDS encoding PQQ-dependent sugar dehydrogenase: MTRSCEPGRATISGARRAAGAVAAGILAAVLAACSGGGSSNPPAASPSTGTAAATTPHPPATGSQAADVVIATGLRSPWGLAFLPNRDVLVGERDSGQIMLLPTDPAVSSGYGKPRLLGTVPDVHHAGEGGLLGLAVSPTFAADQLVYAYLTTNTDNRIVRFTLDGGDAGTLPRLGAPHPILTGLAAGTFHDGGRIAFGPDGMLYAGVGDATEPSRSQNLASLNGKILRMRPDGSVPPGNPFPNSLVYSYGHRNVQGLAWDSAGRLWETEFGQNRWDEINLIRPGANYGWPLVEGIGDTQGGRFANPVVTWPVDQASPSGAAIIDDTLYAAALRGQRIWSVDLRPSLDAAPALTTASSGSGSAGAALQVGTPQALRATAYGRLRTLAVAPDGTLWVTTSNTDSRGKPAPDDDRVISLR, from the coding sequence ATGACGCGGAGTTGCGAGCCAGGGCGAGCGACCATCTCGGGTGCACGGCGGGCCGCAGGAGCCGTCGCGGCGGGCATCCTCGCCGCCGTCCTGGCCGCCTGCTCCGGTGGGGGATCGTCCAACCCGCCTGCCGCGTCGCCGAGCACCGGTACTGCCGCCGCCACGACGCCACACCCGCCGGCGACCGGGTCGCAAGCGGCGGACGTCGTGATCGCCACCGGGCTGCGGTCCCCGTGGGGCCTGGCCTTCCTGCCGAACCGGGACGTACTGGTCGGAGAACGCGACAGCGGCCAGATCATGCTCCTGCCCACCGATCCGGCGGTGTCCTCCGGCTACGGGAAGCCACGCCTGCTCGGCACGGTGCCCGACGTCCATCACGCCGGTGAGGGCGGCCTGCTGGGCCTCGCCGTCTCGCCCACCTTCGCCGCCGACCAGCTCGTCTACGCCTACCTGACGACGAACACGGACAACCGGATCGTCCGTTTCACCCTCGACGGAGGCGACGCGGGCACGCTGCCGCGGCTCGGCGCGCCGCACCCGATCCTCACCGGGCTCGCCGCGGGGACCTTCCATGACGGAGGCCGGATCGCGTTCGGCCCGGACGGAATGCTCTACGCCGGAGTCGGCGACGCCACCGAGCCGTCACGCTCGCAGAACCTCGCAAGCCTGAACGGCAAGATCCTGCGGATGCGCCCGGACGGCTCCGTCCCGCCCGGCAATCCCTTCCCGAACTCGCTGGTCTACAGCTACGGCCACCGCAACGTGCAGGGCCTGGCCTGGGACAGCGCCGGGCGGTTGTGGGAGACCGAGTTCGGCCAGAACCGCTGGGACGAGATCAACCTGATCCGCCCGGGCGCGAACTACGGCTGGCCGCTCGTCGAGGGCATCGGCGACACCCAGGGCGGGAGGTTCGCGAACCCGGTGGTGACCTGGCCGGTCGACCAGGCGTCACCCAGCGGGGCGGCGATCATCGACGACACGCTCTACGCGGCGGCGCTGCGCGGCCAGCGGATCTGGTCGGTCGACCTGCGGCCCAGCCTCGACGCCGCCCCGGCACTCACCACCGCGTCCTCCGGGAGTGGCTCCGCCGGCGCCGCCCTGCAGGTCGGCACGCCGCAGGCACTGCGCGCCACCGCCTACGGCCGGTTGCGCACCCTGGCCGTCGCTCCCGACGGCACGCTGTGGGTCACCACGAGCAACACCGACAGCCGTGGCAAGCCCGCACCGGACGACGACCGCGTCATCTCCCTGCGCTGA
- the cobA gene encoding uroporphyrinogen-III C-methyltransferase — protein sequence MTGHDVARPGGVGWVALVGGGPGAADLITVRGRDLLRRADVVVVDRLAPRELLADLGPEVEIVDAAKGPHGHNLSQDEINSLLVERALRGLRVVRLKGGDPFLFGRGGEEALACAAVGVPCEVVPGVTSAVAVPALAGIPVTHRGITQDLAVVSGHVDPSHPGSTSNWDALAAGPGTVVVLMGVAALPEISRELVKRGRPATTPVAVIQDGASSQQRVVTGTLADIAVAAEAAGVTSPAVIVIGEVVALREELETYRIPD from the coding sequence GTGACGGGTCACGACGTGGCCCGGCCGGGTGGCGTCGGCTGGGTGGCGCTGGTCGGCGGCGGCCCGGGCGCGGCGGATCTGATCACCGTGCGTGGCCGCGACCTGCTGCGCCGGGCGGACGTCGTCGTGGTCGACCGGCTCGCGCCCCGCGAGCTGCTCGCCGACCTCGGGCCAGAGGTCGAGATCGTCGACGCCGCCAAGGGGCCGCACGGCCACAACCTCTCGCAGGACGAGATCAACAGTCTGCTCGTCGAGCGCGCGCTGCGCGGCCTGCGGGTGGTCCGGCTCAAGGGCGGAGATCCGTTCCTGTTCGGCCGCGGTGGCGAGGAGGCACTCGCCTGCGCCGCCGTCGGGGTGCCCTGCGAGGTCGTCCCCGGTGTCACCAGCGCGGTCGCCGTTCCTGCGCTGGCCGGCATCCCGGTGACCCATCGAGGCATCACCCAGGACCTGGCTGTCGTCTCCGGCCATGTCGACCCGTCGCATCCGGGATCGACGTCGAACTGGGACGCGCTGGCGGCTGGCCCGGGAACCGTCGTCGTCCTGATGGGCGTGGCCGCCCTGCCCGAGATCAGCCGCGAGCTGGTCAAGCGAGGCCGTCCGGCGACGACGCCGGTGGCGGTCATCCAGGACGGCGCCAGCTCCCAGCAGCGTGTCGTGACCGGCACCCTCGCCGACATCGCCGTGGCCGCGGAGGCGGCCGGCGTCACCTCACCCGCCGTCATCGTGATCGGTGAGGTCGTCGCCCTGCGCGAGGAGCTGGAGACCTACCGGATTCCCGACTGA
- the prfB gene encoding peptide chain release factor 2: MAADIAEELKNLDSTLTGIETVLDVEGLRRRAADLEQEASDPDLWSDQDRAQVVTRKLSSVRGDISRVEGLRDRLDNIMTAFELEDDDLISEATGQLPTLARDISTLEVRTLLSGEYDERDAIVQLSAGAGGVDAADWTAMLLRMYLRWAERHGYSTEVYDSSEAEEAGLKSATFLVKAPYAYGTLRSEHGVHRLVRISPFDNQNRRQTSFAGVEITPVVELSDHVDIDDKDLRVDIFRSSGPGGQGVNTTDSAVRITHLPTGIVVTCQNERSQLQNKAAAMVVLQAKLLERRRAEEAAEKQRLTGGPQDVSFGSQIRNYVLHPYQMVKDLRTEVETSNTGGVLDGEIDDFIDAEVRWRRSAESGSH; this comes from the coding sequence ATGGCCGCCGACATCGCCGAGGAGCTCAAGAACCTCGACTCGACCCTGACCGGTATCGAGACCGTGTTGGACGTCGAGGGGCTGCGTCGGCGAGCCGCTGACCTCGAGCAGGAGGCCTCGGACCCGGACCTGTGGAGCGACCAGGACCGAGCGCAGGTGGTGACCCGCAAGCTGTCCTCGGTGCGAGGCGACATCAGCCGCGTCGAGGGCCTGCGCGACCGGCTCGACAACATCATGACCGCGTTCGAGCTCGAGGACGACGACCTGATCTCCGAGGCGACCGGGCAACTGCCCACGTTGGCCAGGGACATCTCGACCCTCGAGGTCCGCACCCTGCTGTCCGGTGAGTACGACGAGCGGGACGCGATCGTCCAGCTGTCCGCCGGTGCCGGCGGCGTCGACGCCGCCGACTGGACCGCGATGCTGCTGCGCATGTACCTCCGCTGGGCCGAGCGGCACGGTTACTCCACCGAGGTCTATGACTCGTCGGAGGCCGAGGAGGCCGGGCTCAAGTCGGCCACCTTCCTGGTCAAGGCTCCGTATGCGTACGGAACGTTGCGCAGTGAGCACGGCGTCCACCGACTGGTGCGTATCAGCCCGTTCGATAACCAGAACCGTCGGCAGACGTCGTTCGCCGGTGTCGAGATCACCCCGGTCGTGGAACTGTCCGATCATGTCGACATCGACGACAAGGACCTTCGGGTCGACATTTTCCGGTCGTCCGGCCCTGGCGGCCAGGGAGTGAACACGACCGACTCGGCCGTGCGCATCACGCACCTGCCGACCGGCATCGTCGTGACCTGCCAGAACGAGCGCAGCCAGCTGCAGAACAAGGCCGCGGCGATGGTCGTGCTGCAGGCCAAGCTGCTGGAACGCCGGCGCGCCGAGGAGGCGGCCGAGAAACAGCGGCTGACCGGCGGCCCGCAGGACGTCTCGTTCGGCTCCCAGATCCGCAACTACGTCCTGCACCCGTACCAGATGGTGAAGGACCTGCGGACCGAGGTCGAGACGTCCAACACCGGCGGTGTGCTGGACGGCGAGATAGACGACTTCATCGACGCCGAGGTGCGTTGGCGGCGGTCGGCCGAGTCGGGCTCGCACTAG
- a CDS encoding pilus assembly protein TadG-related protein, with protein sequence MLTLGFLLVTAMLAVVVTDVSAVFLARRSVAAAADGAALAAAQRVDEQAVYTATGPLDELPLADVMTTVADYQESADPSGSTQLSATLVDADTVEVRGSRVVDLPLIGFLGVGPVTVHATADAQTVVRGQP encoded by the coding sequence ATGCTGACGCTTGGCTTCCTGCTGGTCACGGCGATGCTCGCCGTCGTCGTGACCGACGTCTCCGCGGTCTTCCTGGCCCGCCGTTCGGTCGCCGCCGCGGCCGACGGCGCGGCGCTCGCGGCCGCGCAGCGGGTCGACGAACAGGCCGTCTACACCGCGACCGGCCCGCTCGACGAGCTGCCGCTCGCCGACGTCATGACCACCGTCGCGGACTACCAGGAGAGCGCCGACCCGAGTGGCTCGACCCAGCTGTCCGCGACGCTGGTCGACGCGGACACGGTCGAGGTGCGGGGCAGCCGGGTCGTCGACCTGCCGCTCATCGGCTTCCTGGGGGTCGGCCCGGTCACTGTCCACGCCACGGCGGACGCCCAGACGGTCGTGCGCGGCCAGCCCTGA
- a CDS encoding TadE/TadG family type IV pilus assembly protein, protein MPGRRSDAGSAIVEFVLVSTLLLFLFLGIIQLGLVLHVRNTLVANAAEGARHGANLNVDPADGGPYAQRLIAESIPGRADATCVGSQVGGPDDIPLVQVTCEVRVPLSLLPFGGGVTIHVTGHAVKETR, encoded by the coding sequence GTGCCGGGTCGGCGGTCGGACGCGGGCTCGGCGATCGTCGAGTTCGTGCTGGTCAGCACCCTGCTGCTGTTCCTGTTCCTCGGGATCATCCAGCTCGGCCTGGTCCTGCACGTCCGTAACACCCTCGTCGCGAACGCGGCCGAGGGCGCCCGGCACGGCGCGAACCTGAACGTCGACCCGGCCGACGGTGGGCCGTACGCGCAGCGGCTGATCGCCGAGTCGATCCCCGGCCGCGCCGATGCCACCTGTGTGGGCAGCCAGGTCGGCGGCCCGGACGACATCCCGCTGGTCCAGGTGACCTGCGAGGTCCGCGTCCCGCTCAGCCTGCTCCCGTTCGGCGGCGGCGTGACGATCCACGTGACCGGCCACGCCGTCAAGGAGACCCGGTGA